The window GAGGGCTTGTACAAGCAACTCAAATGAGGCTCCTTGAAAGACCCAGGCAATACCGAGAGCGTCAACTTCATGATCAATCCTTATCTTTTTAAGCAAATAAAGCATTCCAACGGCTATTCCGAGAAAGAATCCTTTCGTACCCCCATTAAAGTAGAGAATGGACATCGGATGGGAAACTGAAATACTGAACTCGAATAAAACGATGCTCAACTTCCACACAACAAAGCAAAGAAATAAGGCATTGCTATACAGATCGGCGATTTTTTTCTCCTTTAGGAGATAAAGCACAACGATTGTCATAAAACTTGAAGCTGCAATCGCTACCCATGAAGCAGGGAAGGAAAAAGCTCCAATATGGTACCAAGTCAATAACATCACCTGTCTATAAAAATTTTATCGATAATTGTACATCCGCACTGTCTGTTATCGTTTGAAGCATTCCACAATTGGAAAGCACCAGCTTTTCCAATTGGGTTATTTGTTCATTTGTGAAATCCTTGGATGAACAGTTTACGGAAAAATCGAGTACAAGCCTTTTTATACGATTGGAGCGGTCGGCATCACGATCGACATCTGCAGCTATCGTGATTTCCCCAAATTCCACCCGTTTCTTTTCAAGAATTTTCTTCAAAACATGGCTGCTGCATCCGGCCATGGCTGAAACAAACATTTCTAACGGCCTGAACCCTTTCGCATTATCTGGCGAAACACGAAGTTCCCCGAAAGGCAGATCCGCTGCCAAGTAATCCGTCAATGTGAAATTCATCTCATACAACTCCTTTTTGACATCATCATAGATAGGAATTGTTAAGATTGTATTAAGCAGAGAGAAAATATCCACATTTTACACGATGACAAATTTATAGCCAATCCCACGGACCGTTTCAATCATATCTTTTTTTGTACATTCATTGATCTTTTTTCGTAAATGGCGGACATGAACATCTATCGTCCGTTCTGTCACATGCCGTTCATTATTCGTATAGAGGGCATCGAGCATCTGCCTTCTTGTCAGTACCTGCCCTGGATGAATCATGAACAAGTGCAAAATTTTATATTCAAATGCCGTTGCTTTAATAACAGTTCCCTCAAAGGCAACTTCTCCCTTTTGAGGTTTAAGCACCAAGCCGTTGACACTGATTTTCTGGCAGCGATCAGCCGTCCTCCTCAGAACCGTTTCCACCCTGATGACCAGCTCGCGTGGACTGAAGGGCTTGGTCATATAATCGTCGGCCCCGAGCTTCAGGCCGCCAATTTTATCCTGCTCATCAATTTTTCCTGTGA is drawn from Falsibacillus albus and contains these coding sequences:
- a CDS encoding response regulator transcription factor codes for the protein MEIPVIKSKTILVIEEDFNIRELIKSYLHKEGYEVIEAENGKEGKELFLKYDPCFVILDLILPFITGEEVCKWIRKDLKSNVPIIIVTGKIDEQDKIGGLKLGADDYMTKPFSPRELVIRVETVLRRTADRCQKISVNGLVLKPQKGEVAFEGTVIKATAFEYKILHLFMIHPGQVLTRRQMLDALYTNNERHVTERTIDVHVRHLRKKINECTKKDMIETVRGIGYKFVIV
- a CDS encoding OsmC family protein, whose product is MNFTLTDYLAADLPFGELRVSPDNAKGFRPLEMFVSAMAGCSSHVLKKILEKKRVEFGEITIAADVDRDADRSNRIKRLVLDFSVNCSSKDFTNEQITQLEKLVLSNCGMLQTITDSADVQLSIKFL